The Anaerohalosphaeraceae bacterium genomic interval TAGGCGGCCATGCGCTTCATCATCAAATCAAAATTGACCTGATGGCCGTCAAACTCCGGTCCGTCCACACAGACAAACTGCGTCTTGCCGCCCACCTCCACCCGGCACCCGCCGCACATCCCCGTCCCGTCCACCATAATCGTATTCAGCGAAACCTGCGTGGGAATCCCGAAGGGTCGCGTCGTCTCGCAGCAGAACTTCATCATAATCGTCGGACCGATGGCAATCACAAAGTCGGGCTTGGGCTCCCGCCAGCAGATCTCCCCCAGCGGCTCCGTCACCAGCGCCTTGCGCCCATAAGAACCATCATCTGTCACCACAATTAACTCGTCACTGAACCGCCGGAATTCCTCCTCCAAAATCAGCAGTTCCTTTGTTCTCGCCCCCAGGATGCTGACAACCCGGTTGCCCGCCTTCTTGAGCGCCTCGGCAATCGGCAGAAGCGGGGCAATCCCAATCCCCCCGCCCACACAGACACAGACACCGAACTTGTCAATATGAGTCGGCTTGCCCAGCGGCCCCGCTACATAACCCAGGCTGTCGCCCTCCTTCAAATCCGCCATCTGAGCCGTCGCCTTGCCCACCCGCTGAAAAATCAGCCGAATCGTCCCCTTCTTCTCATCCGCTCCGGCAATCGTCAGCGGAATCCGTTCCCCGCCCTCTTCATCCACCGAAACAATCACAAACTGCCCCGGCTTCCGAGCCCGGGCTACATACGGCGCTTCCACCTCCATCTGAAAAACATTTTCAGACAACTGCTTTTTGGATAAGATTTTATACACACTCTAACCTTTTCTTATCTGCAAAATTAAAAATAATTATCACTTATAATAAAGCAGAGTTGTCCTTATAATAGTAAGGCCGTTTTTTTTCAAGATTTTTTTGGATTGAAAAAGAAAAAATTCTACAAGCCGCCCCCGATTTCAATTAGAAGACGTTCGATGGCCGCCGGTGCCGAGGTTTTACTTGTCTTAATTTGATAATCCGCCTCCCCGAGCTGAGCAAGGATCCAGGCCAACTGCCTCACAGGAAACGGCTTGAGCTGCTCAAAAAAAGATTTTTGTATTTTGTCCCAAACCCCAACCTGTTTGGCAATTGCCGCCTCCGACAACCCTTTTTCCAGCAGACACTTGGCCGTAAAAAGCCGCCGAAAATGATATGCAAACGCCCCGACAACCGAGTACTCCGCCGATTTGTCCGACT includes:
- a CDS encoding sulfide/dihydroorotate dehydrogenase-like FAD/NAD-binding protein, which produces MYKILSKKQLSENVFQMEVEAPYVARARKPGQFVIVSVDEEGGERIPLTIAGADEKKGTIRLIFQRVGKATAQMADLKEGDSLGYVAGPLGKPTHIDKFGVCVCVGGGIGIAPLLPIAEALKKAGNRVVSILGARTKELLILEEEFRRFSDELIVVTDDGSYGRKALVTEPLGEICWREPKPDFVIAIGPTIMMKFCCETTRPFGIPTQVSLNTIMVDGTGMCGGCRVEVGGKTQFVCVDGPEFDGHQVNFDLMMKRMAAYKDLEQRAYEEYRQHRCKIGLDQTKRSS